Proteins found in one Candidatus Polarisedimenticolia bacterium genomic segment:
- a CDS encoding pyridoxal phosphate-dependent aminotransferase, whose product MSDSTRLAGRLEVVSVSPTLAVMMEARALKERGVDVIDFGPGEPDFDTPENIKQAAVKALANNQTHYTDTAGVLELRRAIAARYGDAPGGAWGPEEVITGCGGKNVLFLTAMALLDPGDRVAIFAPYWVSFPEQVKLCGAEPVIVTTREDDGFVPRARDLDAHRGIRAIIVNSPCNPSGAVIPPDEVERLAAYAAKSGCWLISDETYDTFHYGPGRFASFASQRARLKDRLILVNSLSKTYAMTGWRVGYALGPRPLIDALRKIQSHDATHTSSISQAAAVEALRGPQDSVAAMREEYLRRRDELVRSLNRIRGIACMLPPGSFYVFPNVTGAMGALGCATSIDFGRRLMAEIGVATVPGEAFGMPGFVRLSYALSLDRIRAGVERLRGLLGARDA is encoded by the coding sequence ATGTCCGACTCCACGCGACTGGCGGGACGGCTGGAGGTGGTGAGCGTCTCGCCGACGCTCGCCGTGATGATGGAGGCCCGGGCGCTGAAGGAGCGCGGCGTCGACGTCATCGACTTCGGCCCCGGCGAGCCGGACTTCGATACGCCCGAGAACATCAAGCAGGCGGCGGTCAAGGCGCTCGCGAACAACCAGACGCATTACACCGACACCGCCGGTGTCCTCGAACTGCGCCGGGCCATCGCCGCCCGCTACGGCGACGCCCCGGGCGGCGCCTGGGGACCGGAGGAGGTGATCACGGGCTGCGGCGGCAAGAACGTCCTGTTCCTGACGGCGATGGCGCTTCTGGATCCGGGCGACCGCGTGGCGATCTTCGCGCCGTACTGGGTGTCGTTCCCCGAGCAGGTGAAGCTGTGCGGCGCCGAACCGGTCATCGTCACGACCCGCGAGGACGACGGATTCGTGCCGCGCGCGCGCGACCTCGATGCGCACCGGGGGATCCGGGCGATCATCGTGAACTCCCCGTGCAATCCGAGCGGCGCCGTCATCCCTCCCGACGAGGTGGAGCGCCTGGCGGCCTACGCCGCGAAGTCCGGCTGCTGGCTGATCTCGGACGAGACCTACGACACCTTTCACTACGGCCCCGGCCGTTTCGCCTCCTTCGCCTCGCAGCGCGCCCGGCTGAAGGACCGCCTGATCCTGGTCAACTCGCTCTCCAAGACCTACGCCATGACCGGCTGGCGGGTGGGCTACGCGCTGGGGCCGCGCCCGCTCATCGACGCGCTGCGCAAGATCCAGTCGCACGACGCCACGCACACCTCCTCGATCTCGCAGGCCGCCGCCGTCGAGGCGCTGCGCGGTCCTCAGGACTCGGTCGCCGCCATGCGCGAGGAGTATCTGAGGCGGCGCGACGAGCTGGTCCGATCGCTCAACCGGATCCGGGGGATTGCCTGTATGCTGCCCCCGGGGAGCTTCTATGTCTTCCCCAACGTCACGGGGGCGATGGGCGCCCTCGGCTGCGCCACATCGATCGACTTCGGACGCCGCCTGATGGCCGAGATCGGTGTGGCGACCGTCCCCGGGGAGGCGTTCGGCATGCCCGGCTTCGTGCGCCTGTCCTACGCCCTGAGCCTCGACCGGATCCGCGCCGGCGTGGAGCGCCTGCGCGGCCTTCTCGGCGCGCGGGACGCGTGA
- the coaD gene encoding pantetheine-phosphate adenylyltransferase, with protein sequence MKLTAVFPGTFDPITNGHLDIISRGRDLFDRIVIAILRNPDKDPLFPLEERVDILRSVVGRWSNVEVVSFDGLLVDFARSQGAQVIVRGLRALSDFEYEFQMTLMNQRLEPGIQTVFMMPSEAYSYVSSRLVKEVARLGGDVTGLVPPEVIARLKRRFAAPGRATARKARG encoded by the coding sequence ATGAAGCTGACGGCGGTGTTCCCGGGCACGTTCGACCCGATCACGAACGGCCATCTCGACATCATTTCGCGCGGCCGCGATCTGTTCGACCGGATCGTCATCGCCATCCTGCGCAATCCGGACAAGGATCCCCTCTTCCCGCTCGAGGAGCGCGTGGACATCCTGCGCTCGGTGGTCGGCCGCTGGTCGAACGTGGAGGTGGTCTCGTTCGACGGCCTGCTGGTCGATTTCGCCCGCTCCCAGGGGGCGCAGGTGATCGTGCGGGGGCTGCGGGCGCTGTCCGATTTCGAATACGAGTTCCAGATGACCCTGATGAACCAGAGGCTCGAGCCGGGGATCCAGACGGTCTTCATGATGCCGTCCGAGGCCTATTCCTACGTGAGCAGCCGCCTGGTGAAGGAGGTGGCCCGTCTCGGGGGGGACGTGACGGGCCTTGTCCCTCCCGAGGTCATTGCCCGGCTCAAGAGGCGTTTCGCGGCCCCCGGGCGGGCGACCGCGCGGAAAGCGAGAGGCTGA
- the recN gene encoding DNA repair protein RecN, with protein sequence MLRCLHITHLAIVRELTLDLGPGLNLLTGETGAGKSILVDALSLVLGGRSGAEMIRSGAERASVEAEFDVSSNRAARQCLEERGYRVDDGTVVVRREVLAQGKGRAFLGGSLASVADLRALGSILVDLHGQHQQQSLLTPANHRDLLDRHAGLDRDLDDMAAVSRRLEAATERLAALREGADRRAARVDLLRSLAEEIDRAAVQPGERSRLRAERDLLRNAEAILRHARQSYDALYEGEGAALSRLAEAIRDLRDLARFDPALQDHLTRAESARADLQDIAIMLRDYPARLQFEPHRLQAIDDRIQALETLLRRHAPGGDEDDLLRLAGEAKAELGELTGGGETPEQLERIVQDLRAEALRHAASLSRARSAAARVLEREVEKELAGLAMARSRFAIEIGRRLAPGSRRPEGDEQVAVDATGYDVVEFRLSANPGEPPGPLSEVASGGELSRVMLALEVVLRREAEPRSLVFDEVDAGIGGAVAEAVGRRLKSLSRQHQVICVTHLPQIASYADRHVKVGKRQARGRTEVEVDVLDDQGRVEELARMLAGEKVTPAALRHAAEMRARGHKPAGPEAGG encoded by the coding sequence ATGCTCCGTTGCCTGCACATCACCCACCTCGCGATCGTTCGCGAGCTGACCCTCGACCTCGGGCCGGGACTCAACCTTCTCACGGGGGAGACCGGCGCCGGAAAATCGATTCTGGTGGACGCCCTGTCGCTGGTCCTGGGAGGCCGATCGGGGGCCGAGATGATCCGGTCCGGCGCCGAGCGCGCCTCCGTCGAGGCGGAGTTCGACGTCTCCTCCAACCGCGCCGCGCGCCAGTGTCTCGAGGAGCGCGGCTACCGGGTGGACGACGGCACGGTCGTGGTGCGGCGGGAGGTCCTGGCGCAGGGGAAGGGACGGGCCTTCCTGGGCGGGAGCCTGGCGTCGGTCGCGGATCTCAGGGCCCTGGGCTCGATCCTGGTCGATCTGCACGGCCAGCACCAGCAGCAATCACTCCTGACGCCGGCGAATCACCGCGATCTCCTCGATCGTCACGCCGGGCTGGACCGGGACCTGGACGACATGGCGGCGGTGTCGCGCCGCCTGGAAGCGGCCACCGAGCGGCTGGCAGCGCTCCGCGAGGGAGCGGACCGCCGGGCCGCCCGCGTCGACCTGCTCCGATCCCTGGCCGAGGAGATCGATCGGGCCGCCGTCCAGCCGGGCGAGCGCTCCCGGCTGCGCGCCGAGCGCGACCTCCTGCGCAACGCCGAGGCGATCCTGCGCCACGCGCGCCAGTCGTACGACGCCCTCTACGAGGGGGAGGGGGCGGCGCTGTCGCGGCTGGCGGAGGCGATCCGGGACCTCCGCGACCTGGCGCGGTTCGACCCGGCCCTGCAGGATCACCTGACGCGGGCCGAGTCGGCGCGGGCCGACCTGCAGGACATCGCGATCATGCTGCGCGACTATCCCGCGCGCCTGCAGTTCGAGCCGCACCGACTGCAGGCGATCGACGACCGCATCCAGGCGCTGGAGACGCTGCTGCGCCGCCATGCGCCGGGAGGCGACGAGGACGATTTACTGCGTCTGGCCGGGGAGGCGAAGGCGGAGCTCGGCGAGCTGACGGGCGGCGGGGAGACTCCGGAACAGCTCGAGAGGATCGTGCAGGACCTGCGCGCCGAGGCCCTGCGCCACGCGGCGTCCCTGTCACGGGCCCGCAGCGCCGCGGCGCGCGTCCTCGAGCGCGAGGTCGAGAAAGAGCTCGCGGGACTGGCCATGGCCAGGTCGCGTTTTGCGATCGAGATCGGGCGCCGCCTCGCGCCAGGTTCCCGCCGGCCGGAGGGCGACGAGCAGGTCGCCGTTGACGCGACGGGATACGACGTGGTCGAATTCCGCCTGTCGGCGAACCCCGGCGAGCCACCGGGGCCGCTGTCGGAGGTCGCCTCGGGCGGCGAACTGTCGCGTGTCATGCTGGCCCTCGAAGTGGTCCTGCGTCGCGAGGCCGAGCCGCGGTCCCTGGTCTTCGACGAGGTCGACGCGGGGATCGGCGGGGCGGTGGCGGAGGCGGTCGGGCGGAGGCTCAAGTCCCTGTCGCGACAGCACCAAGTGATCTGCGTCACGCACCTGCCGCAGATTGCCTCGTACGCCGACCGGCACGTGAAGGTCGGCAAGCGCCAGGCGCGGGGCCGCACGGAGGTCGAGGTGGACGTGCTCGACGATCAGGGCAGGGTCGAGGAGCTGGCGCGCATGCTGGCCGGCGAGAAGGTGACTCCGGCGGCGCTGCGGCACGCCGCGGAGATGCGCGCCCGGGGGCACAAGCCGGCCGGGCCGGAGGCGGGGGGATGA
- a CDS encoding MotA/TolQ/ExbB proton channel family protein: MLILTTPVLAAASAGYGGDVLRLIADSGALVKFVLLILLGFSVLSWAVIFERYRGLKRAEEHSARFLQALDEGRRLADLKDHSTRFARSPLVPIFLAGFRELTSGIAENVSRFRGSAGMPDEARDRILERVRRRLEEAAAAEADHLDSHLGILATTGTVTPFVGLFGTVWGIMNAFQGIGITGSASLAAVAPGISEALVTTAAGLFAAIPAVIGYNVLLARARRLGGRIDRFVLHFASIAETQIEAGRTAAATAEAAKVRL, translated from the coding sequence ATGCTGATTTTGACCACCCCCGTCCTGGCGGCCGCGTCCGCGGGATACGGGGGGGATGTCCTGCGCCTGATTGCCGATTCGGGTGCCCTCGTCAAGTTCGTCCTGCTCATCCTCCTCGGTTTCTCCGTCCTGTCATGGGCGGTCATCTTCGAGCGCTACCGTGGCCTCAAGCGCGCCGAGGAGCACTCGGCCCGGTTCCTGCAAGCCCTGGATGAAGGTCGCCGCCTGGCCGATCTCAAGGACCACAGCACGCGCTTCGCTCGCAGTCCGCTGGTGCCGATCTTCCTCGCCGGCTTCAGGGAGCTGACCTCCGGCATCGCCGAAAATGTCAGCCGGTTCCGCGGCAGCGCCGGCATGCCGGACGAGGCCCGCGACAGGATCCTGGAGCGCGTCCGGAGGCGCCTCGAGGAAGCCGCCGCGGCCGAGGCGGATCATCTCGACAGTCATCTCGGCATCCTGGCGACCACCGGCACGGTGACGCCGTTCGTCGGCCTGTTCGGCACCGTGTGGGGAATCATGAACGCCTTCCAGGGGATCGGCATCACCGGATCAGCCAGCCTGGCGGCGGTCGCGCCCGGAATCTCCGAGGCGCTGGTGACGACCGCGGCGGGGCTGTTCGCGGCCATCCCGGCGGTGATCGGCTACAACGTCCTCCTCGCCCGGGCGCGCCGCCTGGGCGGTCGCATCGATCGATTCGTCCTCCACTTCGCCTCGATCGCCGAAACGCAGATCGAAGCCGGGAGAACCGCCGCGGCCACCGCCGAGGCGGCCAAGGTCCGACTCTGA
- a CDS encoding biopolymer transporter ExbD encodes MGMNLPARGRGRFGPALSDINVTPLVDVILVLLIIFMVTAPMMTRGIDVKLPKTESGADATEQRLIVSVDRENTVYLNDRPVNLNLLDDRLKTEMKRTGVDFVFLRADQDVPYGRVMLVMDQIKKSGADRVGMVTQPARPPQKKGAAK; translated from the coding sequence ATGGGCATGAACCTGCCGGCGCGGGGCCGCGGGCGCTTCGGGCCGGCGCTGTCGGACATCAACGTGACGCCCCTGGTGGACGTCATCCTGGTGCTCCTGATCATCTTCATGGTCACGGCGCCGATGATGACGCGCGGCATCGACGTGAAGCTCCCGAAGACCGAGTCGGGCGCCGACGCGACCGAGCAGCGCCTGATCGTGAGCGTCGACCGCGAGAACACCGTGTATCTCAACGACCGGCCGGTGAACCTGAACCTGCTCGACGATCGCCTGAAGACCGAGATGAAGCGGACCGGCGTCGATTTCGTCTTCCTGCGCGCCGATCAGGACGTCCCGTACGGCAGGGTGATGCTGGTGATGGACCAGATCAAGAAATCGGGGGCCGATCGGGTCGGCATGGTGACCCAGCCGGCCCGGCCGCCCCAGAAGAAGGGGGCGGCGAAATGA
- a CDS encoding TonB family protein, with protein sequence MRPRLDAADVGPPSLPWRTTLTLSMALHLLGFGLAVGLPRLLPRPALKPVYVVDLVALPGGPATDSPPPPAAAPPKAAAPSAPKKDEKAITLPEPRKPKPEPKKTPEPKKTPAPKKTPQPKPADSSAAAETGTASSPAQAPATDKPAATARETGVPGGTGAVAGGFGGTGAAVDDARTFYYSLVSRNIENAWKKPIYPPTESGRRVFTTQIRLTLTSSGRVSDVKVLTPSGYEAMDRSVLAAVNEAMIPPFPSSLPVPSLQIQLEMVLTPD encoded by the coding sequence ATGAGGCCCCGGCTGGACGCCGCCGACGTCGGTCCCCCTTCGCTGCCCTGGAGAACGACCCTGACGCTGTCCATGGCGCTGCACCTCCTTGGCTTCGGCTTGGCCGTGGGGCTCCCGCGACTCCTGCCGCGGCCGGCGCTCAAGCCGGTCTATGTCGTCGACCTGGTCGCGCTGCCGGGCGGGCCGGCAACCGACTCCCCTCCGCCGCCGGCCGCGGCGCCCCCGAAGGCCGCGGCCCCGTCCGCGCCCAAGAAGGACGAGAAGGCGATCACCCTCCCGGAGCCGCGCAAGCCCAAGCCGGAGCCGAAGAAGACTCCGGAGCCGAAGAAAACCCCGGCGCCGAAGAAGACGCCCCAGCCGAAACCGGCCGATTCGTCCGCCGCAGCGGAGACCGGCACCGCCTCGTCGCCGGCGCAGGCGCCCGCGACGGACAAGCCCGCGGCGACCGCCCGGGAAACCGGTGTCCCCGGCGGCACCGGGGCCGTGGCGGGCGGCTTCGGCGGCACCGGCGCGGCCGTCGACGACGCGAGGACGTTTTACTATTCACTCGTGAGCCGAAACATCGAGAACGCCTGGAAGAAGCCGATCTACCCGCCGACCGAGAGCGGCCGGCGGGTGTTCACCACGCAGATCCGCCTGACGCTGACCAGTAGCGGGCGGGTATCGGACGTGAAAGTCCTGACCCCGAGCGGCTACGAGGCGATGGACCGATCGGTCCTCGCGGCGGTCAACGAAGCGATGATTCCGCCATTCCCGTCGTCGCTCCCTGTCCCGTCGCTGCAGATCCAGCTCGAGATGGTCCTGACTCCCGACTAG
- the tolB gene encoding Tol-Pal system beta propeller repeat protein TolB: protein MKIARRFAFPLVSLGVAAAVTSFARLEGQTPPPDAPIPSVPIIRIVGAARPKIPIALPAFQSPTDARAQDVARTIRDTVRDDLDFSGFFSIVPEEYHKLVRADTGGRIGFKEWQGVGADALVIGSLGPDPASVVVEWRLYDTTDQKVLLGKRYRGESDQARLIAHRLSNEIIQQYTDQPGISLTRIAFVSQVGKSKEIYVMDYDGARPKRITANGSINLSPTWSADGRQIAFMSYRSGTPELMIINNEGELQRAFPQQGELNSAPAWSPDGSTLAFTSSRDGNAEIYLLRLSNRSLTRLTRSEAIDTSPAWSPDGRKIAFTSDRAGSPQIYVMDADGGNARRLTTEVSYCDAASWSPQGDKIVFTARVPGGFDIFLKDLKTEQMGRLTENANINEWPRWSPDGRHLVFASNRTGNFDIYTMDVDGSRVKRLTRGGNSYSPSWSR from the coding sequence TTGAAAATCGCCAGACGATTCGCGTTCCCTCTCGTTTCCCTGGGCGTGGCGGCCGCCGTCACGTCGTTCGCGCGGCTGGAGGGCCAGACGCCCCCCCCCGACGCGCCGATCCCGTCGGTGCCGATCATCCGCATCGTCGGCGCCGCGCGCCCGAAGATCCCGATTGCCCTGCCGGCCTTCCAGTCCCCGACCGACGCGAGGGCGCAGGACGTGGCGAGGACGATCCGGGACACGGTTCGGGACGATCTCGATTTTTCCGGCTTCTTCTCCATCGTGCCGGAGGAGTACCACAAGCTGGTGCGCGCCGACACGGGCGGCCGGATCGGGTTCAAGGAGTGGCAGGGTGTCGGGGCCGACGCCCTGGTCATCGGGAGCCTGGGCCCCGATCCCGCAAGCGTCGTGGTCGAGTGGCGTCTCTACGACACCACGGACCAGAAGGTGCTCCTGGGCAAGCGCTACCGCGGCGAGTCGGACCAGGCGAGGCTCATCGCCCACCGCCTGAGCAACGAGATCATCCAGCAGTACACGGACCAGCCGGGGATCTCGCTCACGCGGATCGCCTTCGTCTCGCAGGTCGGCAAGTCGAAGGAGATCTACGTCATGGACTACGACGGGGCGCGGCCGAAGCGGATCACCGCGAACGGCTCGATCAACCTGTCGCCGACCTGGTCCGCCGACGGCCGCCAGATTGCCTTCATGTCGTACCGCTCCGGAACGCCCGAGCTGATGATCATCAACAACGAGGGGGAGCTGCAGAGGGCGTTCCCGCAGCAGGGGGAGCTCAACAGCGCCCCCGCCTGGTCCCCGGACGGCAGCACGCTCGCCTTCACCAGCAGCCGGGACGGCAACGCGGAGATCTACCTCCTGCGCCTCTCCAACCGTTCCCTGACCCGCCTGACTCGCAGCGAGGCGATCGACACGTCCCCGGCCTGGTCGCCGGACGGCCGGAAGATCGCCTTCACCTCCGACCGCGCCGGGAGCCCGCAGATCTACGTCATGGACGCGGACGGCGGAAACGCCAGGCGGCTGACGACGGAGGTCTCCTACTGCGACGCCGCCTCCTGGTCGCCGCAGGGGGACAAAATTGTATTCACCGCCCGCGTGCCGGGCGGGTTCGACATCTTCCTGAAGGACCTGAAGACCGAGCAGATGGGCCGGCTGACGGAAAATGCCAACATCAACGAGTGGCCGCGCTGGTCGCCGGACGGCCGCCACCTGGTGTTCGCGTCGAATCGGACCGGTAATTTCGACATTTACACCATGGACGTGGACGGATCGCGCGTGAAGCGGCTCACCCGCGGCGGGAACAGCTATTCTCCGTCCTGGTCCAGGTGA